TCCGCCGGGGCGCACGTCATCTGCGCCGGACAGGGACGCGTGGATCTTACCCGGGCTCTGCGGAGTCTGGCGGAGGATTACGGGGTGCGGAGCGTTCTTCTGGAGGGCGGTCCGGCGCTGGCAGCCTCGATGGTGCGGGATGGCCTCGTCTGCGAGATTGTCTGCTTCGTAGCGGGCAAACTTTTCGGCGAAGGACTGGGTCCTCTGGGTGACATCGGAGTCGTCAGCCCGGATGAGGCCGTTCAGCCGCGCATCCGCCGGATCCGCCGCTTCGGCGCGGATGTGGCCATCTTCGCAAAGCTGGACACCGCTTGTGTATAATCGATTCCAGGAGGCTGTTCTGTCTTCCCGTTAGGAGCCAGTTCATCCGGTGTTCACCGGCATCATCGTTGACGTGGGAACCGTGACGTCCGTCCGGAGCGCACCTTACGGGGTGCGTCTTTCGGTGCGGGCCACTCGCGACCTGTCTGTGAGGCAGTCCGACAGCGTCAGCGTCAACGGTGTTTGTCTCACGGCGACGGCTGTGGAGGGGGCGTTGTTGCATTTTGATTGCGTTCGCGAGACGCTCCAGCGATCCACTCTCCGCAAAGCCGCTCCGGGAGACCGCGTGAACCTGGAGCCGGCCTTGAAGGTGGGGGATCCCCTGGGCGGGCATTTCGTTCTGGGGCACGTGGATGCCACGGGCCTGGTAGGTAGTGTGGCTGCGGGTCCGGAGGATCGCACGGTAACGGTCAAGGCCGCGCGCGACTTTATGCGTTTCATCGTGGAGAAGGGCTCCGTCGCCCTTGACGGCATCAGCCTGACAGTGGCGGAAGTGGGGGAAGATTGGTTCAGTGTGAAAGTCGTCCCATATACGTGGGAGGCCACGAATTTGGCTTCCCGCAGACCGGGAGACGAGGTTAATCTGGAGGCGGACATCCTGGGCAAGTATGTTTTTCGCCTCATGCAAGAGGGGCGTTCTTCGGCGGGAGTGACACTGGAGAGCCTGCGTAAGGCGGGATTCGCATGAGGCGAGCGCCCGGAATCGGACCTGTGAATGCCTGATACCGAGACACAGATCTTCTGCAGCATTGAAGAGGCGCTTGAAGAGCTCCGGCAGGGCCGGATGCTCATCGTGGTGGATGACGAGGACCGCGAAAACGAGGGCGACTTCGTCATGGCTGCGGAGCATATTACCCCTGAGGCGGTGAACTTCATGGCGAAGCACGGCCGGGGGCTGATCTGCGTTCCCACAACGGCCGACCGGCTGCGGGAGCTGGGACTCGGCATGATGGTCGAGGACAATACCTCGAAACTGGGCACACAGTTTGCCGTCTCTGTGGACGCCAGGCGCGGCACCACGACGGGCATATCGGCGTTTGACCGGGCTGTCACCATCCGGCTTTTCGCTGACCCGGATGCCCGCCCGGAAGACTTCTGTGTTCCTGGGCATATCTTTCCTCTCCGGGCGGAGGAGGGTGGGGTGCTGGTGCGCGCTGGACATACGGAGGCCGTAGTGGATATGCTCCGGCTGGCCGGACTGACTCAGGCGGGAGTGCTGTGCGAGATCCTCAGTGAAGACGGTGGGATGGCGCGGGTGCCGGAGCTTGCGGAGATCGCGCGGCGGCACGGCCTCAAGATGACCACTGTGGCCAGCCTCATCCGCTACCGCCGCCTCAAAGAGAAGCTGGTCCGCCGGGTGGCCACCGCACACCTTCCCACGCAATGGGGACACTTCATCGCGCATGCCTACGAGGCGGACATCGAGGCGAATCCGTATATCGCTCTGGTGATGGGCGATGTAACGAGCGAGGAGCCCGTCCTTGTCCGCATCCACTCCGGCTGTCTGACGGGCGATGCCCTGCGTTCCCTGCGCTGTGATTGCGGGGATCAACTGGACCTTGCAATGCGGCGCATCGCGGAGGAGGGGCGGGGTGTGCTGCTTTATATTCAGCAGGAGGGGCGCGGCATCGGGCTGGTCAACAAGCTGAAGGCATACGTGCTCCAGGACCACGGCGCGGATACCGTGGAGGCAAACGAGCTGCTGGGATTTCCGGCGGACATCCGGGACTATTCCCTGGGCGCGCAGGTGCTGGAGGATCTGGGACTACGCCGCATAAGGCTGATGACCAACAATCCGGCCAAGTTCGCCGCGCTTGAGGGATACGACCTGGAGATCGTGGAGCGCGTGCCACTCATTGCAGGCGAGCGTCCGGAGAGCAGGCGGTATCTGCAGACCAAGCGCACCAAACTGGGGCACCTGCTGTCGGAGGAGTGCTCCTGCTCAGGTGCTGAGGAGGAAAAAGTCTCCGGAGACAGCGTGGTACGGGACGAGGAGAAGACGTCCATTGGCTGAGATCATCGAAGGAAGGCTTAATGCGGGCGGGATGCGGTTCGGCATCGTCGCCAGCAGATTCAACGAGTTCATCACGGGCAGGCTTCTGGAGGGAGCGCTGGATGCGCTCCGCCGGCACGGAGCCGCGGATGAGGGCATCACTATCGCGTGGGTGCCGGGCTCCTATGAGATTCCGCTTGCCGCGCGCAAAATGGCGGCGCGGGACGTGGATGCCGTCATATGCCTGGGGGCGCTGATTCGCGGCAGCACACCGCACTTTGACTACATCGCCGCCGAAGTGTCCAAGGGGATCGCTCTCGTGGGGCTTGAGACCGGAAAGCCGGTCATTTTTGGGGTTCTGACGTGCGACACCATCGAACAGGCCGTCGAACGGGCCGGCACGAAAGCCGGCAACAAGGGCGCGGACGCCGCCGTCGCGGCTATCGAAATGGTGGATCTGCTGAGACAGTTGGGTTGAGGAGCTGACGGGCTTGAAGAAGTCGCTCGCGCTGCTGATCGCCGGTTGCGTTCTGGGCGTGCTGATCTATCTGAACGTCCAGAGGATGTTGGGGGGCGGCGGATTGCCGCTCGCGGGTGAGCAGGGGGACGTACTCCCTCCTCCTTCCAATGCTCCCATTCCGTCCGGGTTGAAGGAGAGTCCCACGCGAATCGCCGCGGCCAAGCTGGAGCGTGTTGTGGTCAATATCGACACGCTGGGACGTCCCATCGGCATCCCGGACTGGTTCGGGATGGCCACGCGCTGGGTTCAGCCGCA
The sequence above is drawn from the Armatimonadota bacterium genome and encodes:
- the ribE gene encoding riboflavin synthase subunit alpha — its product is MFTGIIVDVGTVTSVRSAPYGVRLSVRATRDLSVRQSDSVSVNGVCLTATAVEGALLHFDCVRETLQRSTLRKAAPGDRVNLEPALKVGDPLGGHFVLGHVDATGLVGSVAAGPEDRTVTVKAARDFMRFIVEKGSVALDGISLTVAEVGEDWFSVKVVPYTWEATNLASRRPGDEVNLEADILGKYVFRLMQEGRSSAGVTLESLRKAGFA
- the ribBA gene encoding riboflavin biosynthesis protein RibBA → MPDTETQIFCSIEEALEELRQGRMLIVVDDEDRENEGDFVMAAEHITPEAVNFMAKHGRGLICVPTTADRLRELGLGMMVEDNTSKLGTQFAVSVDARRGTTTGISAFDRAVTIRLFADPDARPEDFCVPGHIFPLRAEEGGVLVRAGHTEAVVDMLRLAGLTQAGVLCEILSEDGGMARVPELAEIARRHGLKMTTVASLIRYRRLKEKLVRRVATAHLPTQWGHFIAHAYEADIEANPYIALVMGDVTSEEPVLVRIHSGCLTGDALRSLRCDCGDQLDLAMRRIAEEGRGVLLYIQQEGRGIGLVNKLKAYVLQDHGADTVEANELLGFPADIRDYSLGAQVLEDLGLRRIRLMTNNPAKFAALEGYDLEIVERVPLIAGERPESRRYLQTKRTKLGHLLSEECSCSGAEEEKVSGDSVVRDEEKTSIG
- the ribH gene encoding 6,7-dimethyl-8-ribityllumazine synthase; translation: MAEIIEGRLNAGGMRFGIVASRFNEFITGRLLEGALDALRRHGAADEGITIAWVPGSYEIPLAARKMAARDVDAVICLGALIRGSTPHFDYIAAEVSKGIALVGLETGKPVIFGVLTCDTIEQAVERAGTKAGNKGADAAVAAIEMVDLLRQLG